In Afipia sp. GAS231, a single window of DNA contains:
- a CDS encoding sigma-54-dependent Fis family transcriptional regulator, with amino-acid sequence MRLLIVGTLKGQLTTATKIAMDNGASVTHAEAIEQAMAVLRSGKGADLLLVDVALDIRDLVMRLEAEHIHVPIVACGITNDARAAVAAIHAGAKEYIPLPPDPELIAAVLAAVANDSRDLVYRDEAMGKVIKLAQQIAGSDASVMITGESGTGKEVLARYVHTRSTRAKKPFISINCAAIPEHLLESELFGHEKGAFTGAVARRIGKFEEATGGTLLLDEISEMDVRLQSKLLRAIQERVIDRVGGTKPVPVDIRIIATSNRNLADAVREGTFREDLLFRLNVVNLKIPPLRERPADILELAQHFAKKYAEANGVPLRPISADARRVLSANRWQGNVRELENTMHRSVLMAQGDEIGADAILTPDGDRLDLAKTAPAVAHATFAAEQVTRALVGRTVADVERDLILETLKHCLGNRTHAANILGISIRTLRNKLNEYADGGLPITPAGSGEYARFAAAG; translated from the coding sequence GCGCAGCGGCAAGGGCGCCGATCTGCTGCTGGTCGACGTCGCCCTCGACATTCGCGACCTGGTGATGCGGCTCGAAGCCGAACACATCCACGTGCCGATCGTGGCCTGCGGCATCACCAACGACGCCCGCGCCGCGGTCGCCGCGATCCATGCCGGCGCCAAGGAATACATCCCGCTGCCGCCCGATCCGGAACTGATCGCCGCCGTACTGGCCGCCGTCGCCAACGATTCCCGTGACCTCGTCTACCGCGACGAAGCCATGGGCAAGGTGATCAAGCTGGCGCAGCAGATCGCCGGCTCGGACGCCTCTGTGATGATCACCGGCGAGTCCGGCACCGGCAAGGAAGTGCTGGCGCGCTATGTCCACACCCGCTCCACCCGCGCCAAGAAGCCCTTCATCTCGATCAACTGCGCGGCGATCCCCGAGCACCTCCTGGAGTCCGAACTGTTCGGCCACGAAAAGGGCGCCTTCACCGGTGCCGTGGCGCGCCGCATCGGCAAGTTCGAGGAAGCCACCGGCGGCACGCTGCTGCTCGACGAAATCTCCGAAATGGACGTGCGGCTGCAATCCAAACTGTTGCGCGCGATCCAGGAGCGCGTGATCGACCGCGTCGGCGGCACCAAGCCGGTCCCGGTCGACATCCGCATCATCGCGACCTCGAACCGCAACCTCGCCGACGCCGTGCGCGAAGGCACTTTCCGCGAGGATCTGCTGTTCCGTCTCAACGTCGTCAACCTGAAGATCCCGCCGCTGCGCGAACGCCCGGCCGACATTCTCGAACTGGCGCAGCACTTCGCCAAGAAATATGCCGAAGCCAACGGCGTGCCGCTGCGGCCGATTTCCGCCGACGCCCGGCGGGTGCTCAGCGCCAACCGCTGGCAGGGCAACGTGCGCGAGTTGGAAAACACCATGCACCGCTCGGTGCTGATGGCGCAGGGGGACGAGATCGGCGCCGACGCCATCCTGACGCCCGACGGCGACCGTCTCGACCTCGCCAAGACCGCGCCCGCGGTGGCGCATGCCACCTTCGCCGCTGAGCAGGTCACCCGCGCCCTCGTCGGCCGTACCGTTGCCGACGTCGAACGCGATTTGATCCTGGAGACGCTGAAGCATTGCCTGGGCAATCGCACCCATGCCGCCAACATTTTGGGCATTTCGATCCGCACCCTGCGCAACAAGCTGAACGAATATGCCGACGGCGGCTTGCCGATCACGCCGGCCGGCTCGGGTGAATATGCGCGGTTTGCGGCGGCGGGATAG